The stretch of DNA CAGCGCTGACACCGTTAGGCATGGTTACCAGCACAACAAAATATGGCAACCCTGAGCGGGATTTGGATATTTGCAGCCTGGTGGATGCAGCCGGGGCCAACTATGTCGCCAGGGGTACAGTTTACCATGTTCCCCAGTTAGATAAACTCATCAGTGATGGAATAAACAAAAAAGGGTTCTCCTTCATTGAGGCATTAAGCCCCTGCCCGACTCATTTCGGGCGTCGCAATAAACTAGGTGACGCTGTTAAAATGGTGAAAACGTTGAAGGAAAATGCGGTTAATGTCAACTCGTCGCAAGCACAAGAAGGAGATTTAAAAGAAGGTTCTTTTTTAATCGGCAAACTGGCTGAGAGATATGACGACGATTTTAATACAGCATACGAGAAAATAAGGCAAAAGATTAAAACCAAATAAAATACCGCTTTATTAAGTCTTAAACTAAATGGCCT from Pelotomaculum schinkii encodes:
- a CDS encoding thiamine pyrophosphate-dependent enzyme, with amino-acid sequence MSEQNASWKEYIKESMLPQMWCSGCGNGIVLGALARAMAKLNLEKNKVVVVTGIGCWGKADDYFTCSALHGTHGRALAFATGVKAANPELDVIVLMGDGDGVTIGGNHLIHAARRNIDLTVVLLNNNNYGMTGGQASALTPLGMVTSTTKYGNPERDLDICSLVDAAGANYVARGTVYHVPQLDKLISDGINKKGFSFIEALSPCPTHFGRRNKLGDAVKMVKTLKENAVNVNSSQAQEGDLKEGSFLIGKLAERYDDDFNTAYEKIRQKIKTK